A window from Peromyscus eremicus chromosome 1, PerEre_H2_v1, whole genome shotgun sequence encodes these proteins:
- the LOC131902527 gene encoding carcinoembryonic antigen-related cell adhesion molecule 3-like, with product MEVSSMIPGRGCTPWQGLLFTASFLTCWHLTTTAQVTIEIMPPQVVEGENVIFLVRNLPEKLFGLSWFKEETNTKYRIASYEMAYSQGFLGAAHTGRETVYPNGSLWIQNVTQSDSGVYILRSNNRERIVSSTYIYLHVYTSLMNCGHPLTSAQPTIESVPPRVTEGSSVLLVVHNLPENLRALFWYKGIIVFKNHEIGRHIIAKNSSVPGPAHSGRETVYSNGSLVLHNVTWKDAGLYTLLTLTTDLTSEVAHVQLQLDTLHCVYYPTSAQLTIESVPPRIAEGGSVLLVAHNLPKNHQSFYWFKGIIVSKKYEVAKHIIAINSSVLGPAHSGRETLYSNGSLLLHSVTWKDAGWYSLRILTTDMKSETAHVQVQLDTSLSACCKDVTSAQLTIEQVPRDAAKGESVLLLVHNLPEDLQIFSWYKSKYRFQNCKIAVYNRATNYLTQGAAHSRRTTVYTNGSLLLQHVTEKDAGIYTLQILNRDSKTEKTHVELHVNPCRDPPVQLIIESMPHNVVEGGNAVLLVHNIPEDLQSFVWYKGIPIDNEHKIAQNVITSNKSMLGPAHSGRETVYPNGSLLLHNVAQEDTGFYTLRTLNAQFETQETHAYLHIYKPVTQPFIRVTSTKVTVRSSVVFTCLSADTGISTQWIFNNQSLQLTDNMTLSPKKCRLSIDPVRMEDAGEYKCEVSNPASSKTSPPVYVDVMNE from the exons atggaggtgTCCTCTATGATTCCCGGCAGGGGCTGCACCCCCTGGCAGGGCCTACTGTTCACAG ccTCCTTTTTAACCTGTTGGCACCTGACCACCACTGCCCAAGTCACCATTGAAATAATGCCACCCCAAGTGGTTGAAGGAGAAAATGTCATTTTCCTTGTCCGTAATCTTCCAGAGAAGCTTTTTGGCTTATCCTGGTTTAAAGAGGAGACAAATACGAAGTATAGAATTGCAAGCTATGAAATGGCCTACAGTCAGGGTTTTCTGGGGGCAGCACACACTGGTAGAGAGACAGTGTACCCTAACGGATCCCTGTGGATTCAAAATGTCACCCAAAGTGACTCAGGAGTCTATATACTACGAAGCAATAATAGAGAAAGAATTGTATCATCAACATACATATACCTTCACGTGTACA cCTCTCTTATGAACTGTGGGCACCCTCTCACCTCTGCCCAGCCAACTATTGAATCAGTGCCACCCAGAGTTACAGAAGGGTCAAGTGTTCTTCTAGTGGTTCACAATCTCCCGGAGAATCTTCGAGCCCTTTTCTGGTATAAAGGAATTATTGTGTTCAAGAACCATGAGATTGGCCGACACATAATAGCCAAGAATTCAAGTGTGCCAGGCCCTGCACACAGTGGTAGAGAGACAGTGTACAGCAATGGATCCTTGGTTCTCCACAATGTCACCTGGAAGGATGCTGGATTATATACCCTATTAACTCTGACCACAGATCTGACATCTGAAGTAGCTCATGTGCAGCTCCAATTGGACA CCTTGCATTGTGTATACTATCCCACCTCTGCCCAGCTCACTATTGAGTCAGTTCCACCTAGAATTGCTGAAGGTGGAAGTGTTCTTCTAGTGGCTCACAATCTCCCAAAGAATCATCAATCCTTTTACTGGTTCAAAGGAATTATTGTGTCCAAGAAATATGAGGTTGCCAAACATATAATAGCCATAAATTCAAGTGTGCTGGGTCCTGCACACAGTGGCAGAGAGACACTGTACAGCAATGGATCCCTGCTCCTCCATAGTGTCACCTGGAAAGATGCTGGATGGTACAGTCTACGGATTCTGACCACAGATATGAAATCCGAAACCGCACATGTTCAAGTCCAGTTGGACA CCTCCCTTTCTGCTTGCTGCAAGGATGTCACTTCTGCCCAACTCACCATAGAACAGGTGCCACGGGATGCTGCTAAAGGGGAAAGTGTTCTCCTCCTTGTTCATAATCTGCCAGAAGATCTGCAAATCTTTTCCTGGTACAAATCAAAGTATAGATTCCAGAATTGTAAAATCGCAGTATACAACAGAGCCACAAATTATCTCACCCagggtgctgcccacagtagAAGAACAACGGTGTACACCAATGGATCCCTGCTCCTCCAGCATGTCACTGAGAAAGATGCAGGAATCTACACACTACAGATTTTAAACAGAGATTCCAAAACTGAAAAAACACATGTGGAGCTCCATGTGAACC CCTGCAGGGACCCTCCTGTCCAGCTCATTATTGAGTCAATGCCACACAATGTTGttgaagggggaaatgctgtCCTACTTGTTCATAATATCCCAGAAGACCTTCAATCTTTTGTCTGGTACAAAGGGATACCAATTGACAATGAACACAAAATTGCCCAGAATGTAATAACCAGTAATAAGAGTATGCTGGGACCTGCACACAGTGGTAGAGAGACTGTGTACCCCAATGGATCTTTGCTGCTCCACAATGTTGCCCAGGAGGACACTGGATTCTACACCCTACGAACCTTAAATGCACAGTTTGAAACTCAAGAAACACATGCGTACCTCCACATATACA AGCCTGTAACACAGCCCTTTATCCGAGTCACCAGCACCAAAGTTACAGTGCGGAGCTCTGTTGTGTTCACCTGCCTCTCAGCTGACACTGGAATCTCCACCCAATGGATCTTCAATAACCAGAGTCTGCAGCTCACAGACAATATGACCCTGTCACCAAAAAAGTGCCGACTCAGCATAGATCCTGTGAGGATGGAGGATGCTGGAGAGTATAAGTGTGAGGTCTCCAACCCAGCCAGTTCAAAGACCAGTCCCCCAGTCTATGTGGATGTGATGAATGAGTGA